The Elusimicrobiota bacterium genome includes a window with the following:
- the miaB gene encoding tRNA (N6-isopentenyl adenosine(37)-C2)-methylthiotransferase MiaB: MRFYVETFGCQMNVADSLEMGRRLRARGYRSTRELGRADIVLVNSCTVRDHAEHKALSYLGRLADWKEAVPGRLLIFAGCAAERLKDKLGHRFPQVGLVVGAKSIADFDQLLEDHLPAPSFDGKQEWTDAWGWAPGLGALGLPGEGTTAFVTTMRGCNYVCTYCVVPSVRGRELYRPAASVLAEVAERSAQGQPEILLLGQTVNSYRPTGENADSTGRDIRNFSDLLEAVDRVPGVRRIRFMSPHPHYVDEDFARRMGTTQRVCPHIHLPVQSGSDPVLARMRRTYTRDEFVQKVETLRRHVPGIAVTTDFIVGFPGETEEDFQATLRLVREADFDGAYTFKYSPRPGTGSAKETDDVSEWVKDERLARLMDETDSRSRKKLAALAGQNQNILVEAVQSLEDGFELDGRTEHCRKMFVTSDHHPGVGAVVRARVDRVEGKTLYGRVLEERRGLP; the protein is encoded by the coding sequence ATGCGTTTTTACGTAGAGACATTTGGGTGTCAGATGAATGTTGCCGATAGTCTAGAGATGGGGCGACGACTTCGGGCACGGGGGTACCGGTCCACGCGGGAGTTGGGTCGGGCGGATATTGTGTTGGTCAACAGCTGTACCGTGCGGGATCACGCGGAACACAAGGCCCTCTCGTATTTAGGACGTTTGGCCGATTGGAAAGAGGCGGTGCCGGGTCGGTTGTTGATTTTCGCCGGATGCGCGGCGGAACGATTGAAAGATAAATTAGGCCATCGGTTCCCCCAAGTGGGGTTGGTGGTGGGGGCGAAGTCCATCGCGGATTTTGATCAATTGTTGGAGGATCATTTGCCGGCCCCTTCCTTTGATGGGAAGCAGGAATGGACCGATGCGTGGGGGTGGGCCCCCGGTTTAGGCGCTCTGGGGTTGCCGGGGGAGGGAACCACCGCTTTCGTGACGACCATGCGGGGCTGCAATTACGTTTGCACCTATTGTGTGGTCCCCTCGGTGCGAGGGCGGGAACTTTACCGTCCGGCGGCCAGTGTCTTGGCGGAGGTGGCGGAACGGTCGGCCCAGGGGCAGCCGGAAATCCTTTTGCTCGGCCAAACGGTCAATTCGTACCGACCAACGGGTGAAAACGCGGATTCGACGGGACGGGACATCCGAAACTTTTCGGATTTGCTGGAAGCGGTCGACCGGGTGCCGGGGGTTCGCCGGATCCGATTTATGAGCCCGCACCCCCATTACGTGGATGAAGATTTCGCACGGAGAATGGGGACGACTCAGCGGGTGTGCCCGCATATTCATTTGCCGGTCCAATCGGGGTCGGACCCGGTGTTGGCCCGGATGCGACGAACTTACACCCGGGACGAATTTGTTCAAAAAGTGGAGACTTTGCGGCGGCACGTTCCAGGAATTGCGGTGACCACGGATTTTATTGTGGGGTTTCCTGGGGAAACGGAAGAGGATTTTCAAGCCACGCTTCGGTTGGTGCGGGAGGCGGATTTTGATGGGGCTTACACCTTTAAATATTCGCCGCGCCCGGGGACGGGGTCAGCGAAAGAAACAGATGACGTATCGGAATGGGTGAAAGACGAACGTTTGGCGCGGCTGATGGATGAAACGGATTCCCGTTCACGAAAAAAACTGGCCGCGTTGGCCGGACAGAACCAGAACATTCTGGTGGAGGCGGTTCAATCTCTGGAGGACGGGTTTGAATTGGACGGGCGCACGGAACACTGTCGGAAAATGTTTGTGACCTCGGACCATCATCCCGGGGTAGGGGCTGTGGTAAGGGCCCGTGTTGACCGAGTGGAAGGGAAAACGCTTTATGGACGCGTCCTTGAAGAGAGGCGTGGATTGCCATGA
- a CDS encoding lytic transglycosylase domain-containing protein — protein MRITGRRLNPRRRGKFIGVIFLCGVVVFLGVQLVWRAARPLMHMDLIETYATAENFDPFFVLALVRVESGFSKTAKSHRGAVGLMQLMPETGKEMAMRLGMDPAQTNLADPETNIRLGVHYLGVLRQEFGEDPVALLAAYNGGPRNVRKWIKNGPLTIQDIPFSETRTFVTRVLATEKSIRRLQQVKGFFHD, from the coding sequence ATGAGGATTACGGGGCGGCGGTTGAACCCGCGAAGGCGGGGGAAATTTATCGGGGTGATTTTTTTGTGTGGGGTGGTGGTGTTCCTTGGAGTTCAGCTGGTCTGGCGGGCCGCCCGCCCGCTCATGCACATGGACCTGATTGAGACCTACGCCACGGCCGAAAACTTTGATCCGTTTTTTGTCCTGGCGCTGGTGCGGGTGGAATCCGGATTTTCAAAGACGGCCAAGTCCCATCGAGGGGCCGTGGGGTTGATGCAGCTCATGCCTGAAACAGGAAAAGAAATGGCGATGCGATTGGGAATGGATCCCGCCCAGACGAATTTGGCCGATCCGGAAACGAATATTCGCTTGGGGGTCCATTACCTCGGGGTCTTGCGCCAGGAGTTTGGAGAGGATCCCGTGGCCCTTTTGGCCGCCTACAATGGCGGCCCGAGAAATGTGCGCAAATGGATCAAAAACGGACCCCTGACGATTCAGGATATTCCTTTTTCAGAAACCCGAACATTTGTGACCCGGGTATTGGCCACGGAGAAATCCATCCGACGGCTTCAACAGGTAAAGGGGTTCTTTCATGACTGA
- the mutS gene encoding DNA mismatch repair protein MutS: MTEPSVPSVNLTPVMRQYRNLKSKNPDALLFFRLGDFYELFEEDARRAAPILELVLTQRQGVPMCGFPHHAFSGYLGKLLKQGLRVAVAEQMEDPSAAKGMVARDVVRIVSPGTVLEEELLSAKENNFLAAVWPSQEKRGAGLAWADMSTGEFRYARFGEGDSAVRRLADELGRISPREILWPEGVVAPLGRTVTSVPSLLFMDEGLDRRAETLFRVSGMAGFGLAVGHPARPAVAALLSYVEKNQASALGALRPPQVFNLDEFMVLDEGAIRRLDLLPEPGARPTGVPTCLWNLIDITATAMGGRRLNAWLLRPLMDRKAIGERQDRVEYFFNARRERKELQTLLRETADLERILSRLTAGTVTGRDLSALRRTIRLAPEAGSILSESVTLTGDHPLGALSEAFHVPPELRDLLESALADAPPMRLAEGGVIREGYSAALDELRALASQGRGWISGLEAEEREKTSIGSLKIGFTSVFGYYLEVSKSNLGKVPSHWIRKQTLVNAERYVTPELKAQEEKILGADEKALALERELLAELRDRVLAHRESLFRLAEALGQSDALAALAESAERGRWVRPEITDADVFVADQSRHPVVERVLESRGGGAFVPNDIYLDDQEERLLLVTGPNMGGKSTYLRQAALTAVLAQMGSFVPAAKARLGLVDRIFTRIGAGDDLAGGASTFMVEMREVADILLNATSRSLVILDEVGRGTSTYDGLAVAWATAEWLAGTPERLGPKVLFATHYFELTELAHLLPRVKNHHAAVREWTRPDGKSELVFLHQILSGPADRSYGVHVAQMAGLPAGVVTRARELLKGFEAGRRIEHRQAPKGQRDLFSDHPAIEALRALNPNGLTPLAALQALDELKRKLEGDVRGA, translated from the coding sequence ATGACTGAACCATCCGTTCCTTCCGTTAACCTCACGCCGGTGATGCGGCAATACCGAAATTTGAAATCCAAGAACCCTGACGCGCTCCTGTTTTTTCGGTTGGGCGATTTTTATGAGTTGTTTGAAGAAGACGCCCGGCGTGCGGCCCCTATTTTGGAACTGGTGTTGACCCAGCGGCAGGGGGTTCCTATGTGTGGGTTTCCCCATCACGCTTTCTCGGGTTATCTTGGGAAACTCTTGAAACAGGGGTTGCGGGTGGCGGTGGCGGAACAGATGGAAGACCCTTCCGCCGCGAAAGGGATGGTGGCCCGGGATGTGGTTCGGATCGTTTCCCCGGGGACGGTGTTGGAGGAAGAACTCCTGTCGGCGAAAGAAAATAATTTTTTAGCGGCGGTCTGGCCCTCTCAGGAAAAAAGGGGGGCCGGTTTGGCTTGGGCGGATATGTCCACAGGGGAATTCCGCTACGCCCGTTTTGGAGAAGGGGACTCTGCGGTTCGACGGTTGGCGGATGAATTGGGTCGGATCTCGCCTCGTGAAATCCTTTGGCCCGAAGGGGTGGTGGCTCCCCTGGGTCGGACAGTGACCTCCGTCCCCTCGCTTCTCTTTATGGACGAGGGGTTAGATCGACGGGCGGAAACTCTTTTCAGGGTTTCGGGGATGGCCGGGTTTGGGCTGGCGGTGGGGCATCCGGCGCGACCGGCGGTGGCGGCATTGCTTTCCTATGTAGAAAAGAACCAAGCTTCGGCGTTGGGCGCTCTCCGCCCTCCCCAGGTTTTCAACCTCGATGAGTTCATGGTGTTGGATGAGGGAGCGATTCGGCGATTGGATCTTTTGCCCGAGCCGGGGGCCCGGCCCACCGGGGTTCCCACCTGCCTATGGAATTTGATTGACATCACCGCCACGGCCATGGGAGGCCGGCGGTTGAACGCCTGGTTGCTCCGTCCTTTGATGGATCGGAAGGCCATTGGGGAACGACAGGATCGCGTGGAATATTTTTTTAACGCCCGACGGGAACGGAAGGAGCTTCAAACACTCCTCCGGGAGACCGCGGATTTAGAACGGATTTTATCACGTTTAACGGCCGGAACCGTGACCGGCCGGGATTTGAGCGCGCTCCGGCGAACGATTCGGTTGGCGCCTGAAGCGGGAAGCATTTTAAGTGAATCGGTGACTCTCACGGGAGACCATCCGTTGGGGGCCCTGTCGGAGGCGTTCCATGTCCCTCCGGAACTCCGGGACCTCTTAGAGTCGGCCTTAGCGGACGCCCCTCCCATGCGTTTGGCGGAGGGGGGAGTGATTCGGGAGGGTTATTCGGCGGCGTTGGATGAATTGAGGGCCTTGGCTTCCCAGGGGCGAGGATGGATCTCGGGGTTAGAAGCGGAAGAGCGGGAGAAGACCAGCATCGGTTCATTGAAGATCGGGTTCACTTCTGTTTTTGGGTATTACCTGGAAGTGTCGAAATCCAATTTGGGGAAGGTCCCTTCCCACTGGATTCGGAAACAAACATTGGTAAACGCGGAACGGTATGTCACACCGGAACTGAAGGCCCAAGAAGAAAAAATTCTGGGGGCAGATGAGAAAGCTCTGGCGTTGGAGCGCGAACTTTTAGCGGAATTGCGGGACCGGGTTTTGGCTCATCGGGAATCTCTTTTCCGTTTGGCTGAAGCGTTGGGGCAATCGGACGCGTTGGCGGCCTTGGCAGAAAGCGCCGAACGGGGTCGCTGGGTTCGCCCGGAAATCACCGACGCCGATGTGTTTGTTGCCGATCAATCGCGGCACCCCGTGGTGGAGCGGGTGTTGGAATCGCGAGGCGGCGGGGCTTTCGTTCCGAACGATATTTATTTGGATGATCAGGAGGAACGTCTTCTCCTGGTGACCGGCCCGAACATGGGGGGGAAATCCACCTATCTTCGACAGGCGGCCTTGACAGCGGTTTTGGCCCAAATGGGATCTTTTGTTCCCGCCGCAAAAGCTCGTTTGGGATTGGTGGATCGGATTTTTACCCGGATTGGGGCGGGGGATGATTTAGCGGGCGGGGCCTCCACCTTCATGGTCGAAATGCGTGAAGTGGCGGACATCCTGTTGAACGCGACCTCCCGAAGTTTGGTGATCTTGGACGAAGTGGGGCGGGGGACCTCGACCTACGACGGTTTAGCGGTGGCGTGGGCCACGGCTGAGTGGTTGGCGGGCACCCCGGAACGGCTGGGGCCTAAGGTTCTTTTTGCGACCCATTATTTCGAATTGACAGAATTGGCCCATCTTCTGCCGCGGGTGAAGAACCATCACGCGGCGGTGCGCGAATGGACCCGGCCGGACGGAAAAAGTGAGCTGGTGTTCCTTCACCAGATTCTTTCGGGGCCGGCGGATCGGTCCTACGGGGTTCATGTGGCCCAAATGGCGGGGCTTCCAGCGGGCGTGGTCACCCGGGCAAGAGAATTGTTGAAGGGATTTGAAGCGGGGCGGCGAATCGAACACCGGCAAGCGCCGAAAGGACAGCGGGATCTTTTTTCCGATCATCCGGCGATCGAAGCGCTCCGTGCCCTTAACCCCAACGGATTAACTCCTTTGGCGGCGCTCCAAGCGTTGGATGAGTTGAAACGAAAACTGGAGGGGGACGTCCGGGGAGCGTAA
- a CDS encoding PilZ domain-containing protein, with amino-acid sequence MLKAEKRSHKRFPVLKDIAEPVDLFVMDPTVREVPAVLTNLSAGGMALIVFAHVSGNAKLKMLLDVPGLEGVELLGRVAWIAPKGDTTGVGVKFDHLKKETVDKINAMAEDFQDCELKLSFGVKDVCFRKCGYFSLCAKPVKLK; translated from the coding sequence ATGCTGAAGGCAGAAAAACGTAGTCACAAGCGGTTTCCAGTATTGAAAGATATTGCGGAGCCGGTGGACTTGTTTGTGATGGATCCTACCGTGCGAGAAGTCCCGGCGGTGTTGACCAACTTATCCGCGGGGGGAATGGCGTTGATCGTGTTCGCCCATGTGTCTGGAAACGCCAAACTCAAAATGCTCTTGGACGTCCCCGGTTTGGAAGGGGTCGAACTGCTGGGCCGCGTGGCCTGGATCGCGCCGAAAGGGGATACGACCGGCGTGGGGGTTAAGTTTGATCACTTGAAAAAAGAAACAGTTGATAAGATTAACGCGATGGCGGAAGACTTTCAAGATTGTGAATTGAAACTTTCTTTCGGTGTGAAAGATGTGTGTTTCCGAAAATGCGGTTATTTCTCCCTGTGCGCGAAACCGGTCAAACTGAAATAA
- the mutL gene encoding DNA mismatch repair endonuclease MutL, with product MAHVLKLNEDIIRGIAAGEVVERPASVLKELMENSLDAGAGRIDVEWREAGRKRLRVSDDGEGMTPEDARLSLERHATSKIRNLDDLERVGTFGFRGEALPSIMAVSRFELLTRRADAPEAWALRAEAGRVTFDGPAGAPGGTSVTADDLFFAVPARLKFLKSDPTERSLLFRAVEDAAWAAPRTAFRVISEGKATLSLPALGGEETGMMERLESLWGVDRAQSLKPVDESGRFMRVRGWVSDVNAPQSTARYQRFFVNQRVVTSRRLSHALYDGYRGRLLVGRHPAALLFIEVDPTLVDVNVHPAKREVRLSHESEVHDFLSRAIQKALGRSVQPRTVFGAPRADLDVPPEFSPLPTGISSGVGRGSFAAPKFQRGPSTAEVQAAFAVQSPLSFFPGPGGDRLESSQELTPEYFREAKFEPVAQLYATYILARVEENYFLFDQHAAAERVLYEVLSEKAATGIPAKQSLLLPWVWEPSPEASAVVLAQKMDFERLGYSLEPFGGNAWRILAVPAALAEGDKVRSLLEGLVDDILAGRIPRGWDALVTRAACRGSVKAGDPLALPEMGHLIQELQRAPRPWTCPHGRPAFLRFSDDDLAKRFHRV from the coding sequence GTGGCCCACGTCCTTAAATTGAACGAAGACATCATCCGCGGGATTGCCGCGGGTGAGGTGGTGGAACGTCCGGCGTCCGTTCTGAAAGAATTGATGGAAAATTCTCTCGACGCGGGGGCCGGACGGATAGATGTGGAATGGCGAGAAGCCGGGCGGAAACGGTTGCGTGTTTCCGATGATGGGGAAGGCATGACGCCCGAGGACGCTCGTCTGTCCCTGGAACGGCACGCTACCTCCAAAATCCGCAATTTAGATGATTTGGAGCGGGTGGGCACCTTCGGGTTTCGCGGGGAGGCGTTGCCTTCCATCATGGCTGTTTCTCGGTTTGAATTACTCACCCGGCGGGCTGACGCTCCTGAAGCGTGGGCCCTTCGCGCGGAGGCCGGACGTGTGACGTTTGACGGTCCCGCTGGCGCGCCGGGAGGGACCTCGGTGACCGCCGACGACTTGTTCTTCGCCGTACCCGCCCGATTGAAATTCCTCAAATCCGATCCCACCGAACGATCGCTCCTCTTCCGTGCGGTTGAAGACGCCGCTTGGGCGGCTCCGCGGACGGCTTTTCGCGTAATTTCTGAAGGGAAAGCGACGTTGTCTCTTCCCGCACTGGGAGGCGAAGAGACCGGGATGATGGAGCGGTTGGAATCCCTGTGGGGAGTGGATCGTGCCCAATCGTTAAAACCAGTGGACGAATCGGGACGGTTTATGCGGGTGCGGGGGTGGGTGTCGGACGTGAACGCGCCCCAGTCCACCGCCCGGTATCAACGCTTTTTTGTCAACCAACGGGTGGTGACCAGCCGGCGGCTCTCGCACGCTCTCTACGACGGGTACCGGGGCCGCCTCTTGGTGGGGCGGCACCCCGCCGCGCTGCTCTTTATCGAAGTGGACCCGACCCTGGTGGACGTCAATGTCCATCCCGCGAAAAGGGAGGTTCGGCTTTCCCACGAAAGCGAAGTCCATGATTTTCTCAGTCGTGCGATTCAAAAGGCGCTTGGCCGAAGCGTTCAGCCCCGGACCGTGTTTGGGGCTCCGAGGGCCGATCTCGACGTTCCACCGGAATTTTCACCTCTTCCCACTGGGATTTCCTCCGGAGTGGGCCGGGGGTCGTTTGCCGCGCCAAAATTTCAACGGGGCCCCTCAACGGCGGAAGTCCAAGCTGCCTTTGCTGTTCAATCACCCCTAAGTTTTTTCCCAGGTCCGGGGGGGGATCGGTTGGAGTCCTCCCAAGAACTGACCCCGGAATACTTTCGCGAAGCGAAGTTTGAGCCCGTGGCTCAACTCTACGCCACGTATATTTTAGCCCGCGTGGAAGAAAACTATTTTCTCTTTGATCAACACGCTGCCGCGGAGCGGGTCTTGTATGAAGTCTTATCGGAAAAGGCCGCCACGGGCATCCCGGCGAAACAATCGCTCTTACTGCCCTGGGTTTGGGAACCGTCCCCGGAAGCCTCCGCTGTTGTTCTCGCCCAAAAGATGGATTTTGAACGTCTGGGGTATTCCCTTGAGCCGTTTGGGGGGAACGCTTGGCGTATTCTGGCTGTGCCGGCCGCGTTGGCGGAGGGGGACAAGGTCCGATCTTTGCTGGAGGGGTTAGTGGATGATATTTTAGCGGGGCGCATCCCGCGCGGGTGGGACGCCCTCGTGACCCGAGCGGCCTGTCGAGGATCCGTGAAGGCGGGGGATCCCTTAGCGCTCCCGGAAATGGGGCATCTCATTCAGGAACTTCAGCGGGCGCCACGGCCCTGGACGTGTCCCCACGGTCGGCCAGCTTTTCTCCGTTTTTCTGACGATGATTTGGCGAAACGATTTCACCGTGTGTAG